A genome region from Oryzias melastigma strain HK-1 linkage group LG12, ASM292280v2, whole genome shotgun sequence includes the following:
- the LOC112163081 gene encoding calsenilin: MQADGKAVDGDLLPDANGKDLSEQTDGSKWQRPRLSRKSLMKCCLVKWIIASTAQQGPDDTSDSDLELSMVRHQPEGLEQLQAQTQFTKKELQSLYRGFKNECPSGLVDEETFKSIYSQFFPQGDATTYAHFLFNAFDIDRNGSIRFEDFVIGLSVLLRGSVTEKLRWAFNLYDINKDGLVTKEEMLAIMTSIYDMMGRYTLPSVKEDSPFEHVEKFFQKMDRNRDGVVTIDEFIETCQKDEDIMASMQLFENAI, from the exons ATGCAG GCAGATGGGAAGGCGGTGGATGGCGATTTGCTGCCGGATGCCAACGGCAAAGATTTGAGTGAACAGACAGACGGCTCAAAGTGGCAGAGACCCAGACTGTCACGCAAATCGCTCATGAAATGCTGTCTGGTCAAGTGGATAATCGCCAGCACCGCGCAGCAAGGCCCAG ACG ACACTAGTGACAGTGACCTCGAGCTCTCCATGGTGCGTCACCAGCCTGAAGGCCTTGAGCAGCTGCAAGCCCAGACCCAGTTCACCAAGAAGGAGCTTCAGTCTCTGTACAGAGGCTTCAAAAAT gAATGTCCCAGTGGTCTTGTGGATGaggaaacttttaaatccaTCTACTCCCAGTTCTTTCCTCAAGGAG ACGCTACCACATACGCACATTTCTTGTTCAATGCCTTTGACATAGATCGGAACGGTTCAATCCGGTTTGAG GACTTTGTGATCGGATTGTCTGTTTTGCTTCGAggttctgtcacagagaaactTCGTTGGGCTTTTAATCTCTATGACATTAACAAGGACGGGCTTGTTACTAAGGAG GAAATGTTGGCAATAATGACTTCCATTTATGACATGATGGGCAGGTACACCTTACCCAGCGTGAAAGAAGATTCTCCCTTTGAGCACGTGGAGAAATTCTTCCAG AAAATGGATCGAAACAGAGACGGAGTGGTGACAATAGATGAATTTATAGAAACTTGCCAAAAG GATGAAGATATAATGGCCTCCATGCAGCTCTTTGAGAATgccatttaa
- the LOC112163079 gene encoding prisilkin-39, translated as MMGRLCQIGLLSLLIISLLNTEPAWGKRGGSSKKPSLSSNKGGTHSKPSSSQPANYPRQPQNPARNPNPYPAGGSYPHPGTGNSNPGGYPRQNPPNYPNQNPGGYPAGSYPGAGGRGSYPNQNPGYPAGGYPAGGYPAGGYPAGGNPAGGYPAGGYPAGGYPAGGYPAGGNPARGYPAGGYPAGGSYPNQGRPGYPNQYPAGGGFPNQNPGRNYPNQYPGAGYPVGGGYSNQYPGGGGMHPGGYPNWSPNNNVFNSRFGGGGYGHGGYGMGGSPFSRTVQGMGIQPKSTGFAKKAMMAAGVGALAGMAVGYGLGRFPRPHFNFRSPEEEYYYNNYMYRRYGKESTDEKDYGRDYVYKIPPRAETYENFMARCMNETDKDQASRSPAPVSGANAEEDDTVSIEEIGYPALIEQMKSRRCVEKYMIYSEKFLESRSEQQSQSGRSSALSCGLCELLTSCFMLLSSMLLLQ; from the coding sequence ATGATGGGAAGATTATGCCAAATTGGCCTTTTGTCCCTGCTTATTATATCTCTCCTCAATACTGAACCGGCATGGGGTAAGAGGGGTGGCAGCAGCAAGAAACCCTCCCTTTCAAGCAACAAGGGTGGGACGCACTCAAAGCCATCCAGTTCTCAGCCAGCAAACTACCCCCGGCAGCCACAGAATCCCGCCCGCAACCCAAATCCATATCCTGCCGGAGGAAGTTATCCCCATCCTGGAACAGGCAATTCTAATCCCGGAGGATATCCCCGGCAAAATCCACCAAATTATCCAAATCAGAATCCTGGGGGTTATCCTGCAGGTAGCTATCCAGGTGCAGGTGGGAGGGGGAGTTATCCAAATCAAAACCCAGGATACCCGGCAGGAGGATACCCTGCAGGAGGATACCCTGCAGGAGGATACCCTGCAGGAGGAAATCCCGCAGGAGGATACCCTGCAGGTGGATATCCCGCAGGAGGATACCCTGCAGGTGGATACCCCGCAGGAGGAAACCCTGCAAGGGGATATCCCGCAGGAGGGTACCCAGCAGGAGGTAGCTACCCCAATCAGGGCAGACCAGGATATCCTAACCAGTACCCCGCTGGTGGTGGATTTCCAAACCAGAACCCCGGCAGGAATTATCCCAATCAATATCCAGGAGCTGGGTACCCAGTGGGAGGCGGTTATTCTAACCAATACCCAGGCGGAGGAGGCATGCATCCTGGTGGTTATCCCAACTGGAGTCCAAATAACAACGTGTTCAATTCCAGGTTTGGTGGAGGAGGCTATGGACATGGTGGTTATGGGATGGGAGGATCTCCTTTCTCTCGTACAGTGCAGGGAATGGGGATTCAGCCCAAGTCTACTGGTTTTGCCAAAAAAGCCATGATGGCAGCGGGTGTTGGTGCTCTGGCTGGGATGGCCGTGGGATACGGATTAGGGCGCTTCCCTCGACCGCATTTTAATTTCCGAAGCCCCGAAGAAGAATACTACTACAACAACTACATGTACCGTCGGTACGGTAAGGAATCCACAGACGAGAAAGACTATGGCCGAGATTACGTCTACAAAATTCCTCCTCGCGCTGAGACCTACGAGAATTTCATGGCGCGCTGCATGAACGAGACCGACAAAGACCAGGCCAGTCGTTCCCCTGCTCCCGTGAGTGGAGCGAATGCCGAGGAGGATGACACCGTCAGCATTGAGGAGATTGGGTACCCTGCCCTCATTGAGCAAATGAAGTCCCGGCGCTGTGTGGAGAAGTACATGATCTACTCGGAGAAGTTCCTGGAATCTCGATCGGAGCAACAGTCCCAGTCCGGTCGCAGCAGTGCTCTGAGCTGCGGGTTATGTGAGcttctcacttcctgtttcatgcTCCTTTCCAGCATGCTCCTGCTCCAGTGA
- the LOC112163031 gene encoding protein phosphatase PTC7 homolog, whose translation MLSVLSYGRLVARAVLGGLSQTDGRDYSLITASYGFGKDFRKGILKKGMCYGDDACFIARHRTADVLGVADGVGGWRDYGVDPSQFSATLMRTCERLVKEGRFTPSHPVGILTSGYYELLQNKVPLLGSSTACIVVLDRRSHQLHTCNLGDSGFLVVRGGEVVHRSDEQQHYFNTPFQLSIAPPGTEGVVLSDSPEAADNSSFDVQLGDIILTATDGLFDNMPDYMILQELKKLKTSNYDSVLQTAQSIAKQAHDLAYDPNYMSPFAQFACDNGLNVRGGKPDDITVLLSIVAEYTD comes from the exons ATGTTATCCGTGCTATCGTATGGTAGACTGGTAGCCAGGGCTGTCCTGGGCGGACTCTCTCAGACCGACGGTCGGGACTATAGCCTGATCACCGCCAGCTATGGCTTCGGTAAAGACTTTCGCAAAGGGATCCTCAAGAAAGGGATGTGCTACGGGGACGACGCCTGCTTCATAGCGCGGCACAGGACGGCTGACGTTTTAG GTGTAGCAGATGGTGTAGGTGGCTGGCGGGACTATGGTGTTGATCCATCTCAGTTTTCTGCCACATTAATGAGGACCTGTGAGCGGCTGGTAAAGGAAGGACGCTTCACTCCCAGCCACCCAGTGGGCATTCTGACCTCAGGCTACTATGAACTTCTACAGAACAAAGTTCCATTACTAG GTAGCAGCACGGCCTGCATCGTGGTTCTGGATCGTAGGAGTCACCAGCTACATACGTGTAACCTTGGAGACTCTGGCTTCCTGGTGGTACGAGGTGGAGAGGTGGTCCATCGCTCAGACGAGCAGCAGCACTACTTTAACACACCCTTCCAGCTGTCCATCGCTCCCCCTGGAACTGAGGGAGTGGTGCTCAGTGACAG CCCGGAAGCAGCCGACAACTCCTCTTTTGATGTCCAACTCGGTGACATCATCCTAACAGCAACAGATGGCCTTTTTGACAACATGCCAGATTACATGATTCTTCAAGAGCTCAAAAAACTCAAG ACTTCAAACTATGACAGCGTCCTGCAGACGGCTCAGAGCATTGCGAAACAAGCTCACGACCTTGCCTACGACCCCAACTATATGTCCCCTTTTGCACAGTTTGCCTGTGACAATGGCTTGAATGTAAGAG gaGGGAAACCAGATGATATCACAGTGCTGCTGTCCATCGTGGCTGAATACACtgattaa